Proteins encoded together in one Variovorax paradoxus window:
- a CDS encoding DUF1090 family protein has translation MKRWLLALVLAWTAHAFAQPAEHAKPGEGASCEAEETALEREMDLARSRGQMLRRRQLAETLAALRTRCHGTESQQSRTARIDKLEQEIRTLRSELERAEEQLRELRNERP, from the coding sequence ATGAAGCGCTGGCTGTTGGCCCTTGTTCTGGCTTGGACGGCCCACGCCTTCGCCCAACCGGCGGAGCACGCGAAGCCGGGGGAAGGCGCGTCTTGCGAGGCGGAAGAAACCGCACTCGAGCGGGAGATGGACCTGGCCCGTTCCCGGGGCCAGATGCTGCGCCGGCGGCAGCTTGCCGAAACCCTCGCAGCGCTGCGCACGCGTTGCCACGGGACGGAGTCTCAGCAGAGCCGTACGGCCCGCATCGACAAGCTCGAGCAGGAAATCCGCACGCTCCGCTCGGAGCTGGAGCGCGCCGAAGAGCAACTGCGCGAACTGCGAAACGAACGCCCGTGA
- a CDS encoding PA4780 family RIO1-like protein kinase: MKAPPRLQSLVDEGLIDTVVRQLMSGKEAMVYVVRCGDETRCAKVYKEADKRSFRQAVDYTENRRVRNSRETRAMAKGTRFGRQVTEAIWQSAEVDALYRLAAAGVRVPVPYNFLEGVLLMELVTDANGDAAPRLNDVAFTPEEAVRHHGSLLKEVVRMLCAGVVHGDLSEFNVLLSADGPVVIDLPQAVDAAGNNHARRMLLRDVENLRNFFGQFAPELLGTHYGDEIWHLYERGLLRVESVLTGTHVRETGPVDLGNVLREVDDARQEEAARRVRMQLPRL, encoded by the coding sequence ATGAAAGCACCGCCACGACTGCAGTCGCTGGTCGACGAAGGCCTGATCGACACGGTGGTACGCCAGCTGATGAGCGGCAAGGAAGCCATGGTGTACGTGGTGCGCTGCGGCGACGAGACACGTTGCGCCAAGGTCTACAAGGAAGCCGACAAGCGCAGCTTTCGCCAGGCCGTCGACTACACCGAGAACCGCCGCGTGCGCAATTCGCGCGAAACGCGCGCCATGGCAAAGGGCACCCGCTTCGGCCGACAAGTGACCGAGGCCATCTGGCAAAGCGCCGAGGTCGATGCGCTCTACCGCCTTGCGGCAGCCGGCGTGCGCGTGCCGGTGCCCTACAACTTTCTTGAAGGCGTACTGCTGATGGAGTTGGTGACCGACGCCAATGGCGATGCGGCGCCGCGCCTCAACGACGTGGCCTTTACGCCCGAAGAAGCGGTGCGCCACCACGGCAGCCTGCTCAAAGAGGTGGTACGCATGCTGTGCGCAGGCGTCGTGCATGGCGACTTGTCGGAGTTCAATGTGCTGCTGTCGGCCGACGGACCGGTGGTCATCGACCTGCCGCAGGCGGTGGACGCGGCGGGCAACAACCACGCCAGGCGCATGCTGCTGCGCGACGTGGAGAACCTGCGCAACTTCTTCGGCCAGTTTGCGCCGGAGCTGCTGGGCACGCACTATGGCGACGAGATCTGGCACCTGTATGAGCGCGGCCTGCTGCGCGTCGAATCGGTGCTGACCGGCACCCACGTGCGCGAAACCGGGCCCGTCGACCTGGGCAATGTGCTGCGCGAAGTGGACGATGCGCGCCAGGAAGAAGCAGCGCGGCGCGTGCGCATGCAGCTGCCGCGGCTTTAG
- a CDS encoding helicase SNF2 — protein MTASKLFSAAALALVTAAGVAHAETYEGVHPLTSAESRADVAAGAVVAARVGNPYATGADSGPTSAPVAMNSREAVRAEAVATVRSADPYAEGASSGVAPMVAGAVDRATVRAQAYAAARGDALPL, from the coding sequence ATGACCGCCTCCAAGCTCTTTTCCGCCGCTGCATTGGCCCTGGTAACCGCCGCTGGCGTCGCCCATGCCGAAACCTATGAAGGCGTCCATCCCCTGACCTCCGCCGAAAGCCGCGCCGACGTGGCCGCCGGCGCTGTGGTTGCCGCGCGTGTGGGCAATCCCTACGCCACCGGTGCCGATTCGGGACCAACCTCTGCGCCGGTCGCCATGAACAGTCGCGAAGCCGTACGCGCCGAAGCGGTGGCCACGGTTCGCAGCGCCGATCCGTACGCCGAAGGCGCCTCGTCGGGTGTTGCCCCGATGGTGGCGGGCGCGGTAGACCGTGCAACGGTGCGTGCCCAAGCCTATGCTGCCGCGCGCGGCGACGCTCTGCCCCTGTAG